Genomic segment of Pseudomonadota bacterium:
CCAGCATCAGCGCGCAAGCAAGAGGTCCACGCTTTTCAATCTGGGGAAAGTGATCTCTTTCTGATCAGTCTAAAGGCAGGAGGTGCAGGGTTGAATTTGACCGCCGCTGATTATGTCATTCACTTAGATCCGTGGTGGAATCCCGCGGTAGAGGACCAAGCTTCAGACCGTGCGCACCGTATTGGTCAAACTCGTCCAGTAACTGTCTATCGCTTGATTATGCAAAACTCGATTGAGGAAAAGATCATATCGCTGCACCAAACCAAGCGCGACTTAGCTGATGGATTGCTAAAAGGCAGCGATGTTTGGCAGCGCCTTAGTGAGGATCAATTGATCGAATTGATTCAGGAGACGCAAACCCCAGAGACACAGTTACTTCCAGACAAACAGGCAGCTTGAGATTGGTTGTTGAGCGCCTGCTTCGATAGATTTTCAAAGATAGCCAACAGGAATAGCAGTAACTTCTCGGGAAATAGGTACATCTTTTTCCACAAAGCAAATAACTGCGCCATGGCCAACCTTTTTCCCTAGTTTTTGCAGCAAATGAAAGTGCTTGGATGCGGTTCTAGATGGCCTTGCGGTCTTTTTAAATTCTACTGGATAAAAAGTCCCTCCTGTTTCAATGACGAGATCTACCTCCCGTTGATCGAGATCACGATAGTAGTAAAAATGCGGAGTTACGCCATTATGAAAATAGCTTTTAAGAATTTCGGTAAAGATATAGGTCTCAAGGATGGCACCAGACATTGCCCCCAGTTCTAGTGACTCAGGATTTGGCCACTTGGTAAGATAGCTACATAAACCGGTATCAAGAAAGTATAGCTTTGGTGTCTTGACAAGACGTTTGGTTACATTGCGATAATATGGTTGTAACAAATAAATAATTCCTGATGCTTCAAGGACCGAGAGCCATGCCTTTGCTGTCTTGTGATCGATATCTACATCACGCGCTAGGTTTGAGTAGTTTAAAAGCTGCCCTGTTCTTGCGGCAACAACACTAAGGAATTTACTAAAAGCTATTTCATCACTAATGTTTAAGATATCTCTAATATCACGTTGGATGTAGGTTTTGATATATGAGTTATAAAAAATATTTGAGGAAATTTTAGGATCTTGGGTTAATTTAGGAAAGGCGCCAAGCCAAATGCGTTCATAAACATCTATCAACGGTTTTGGCTTTGTCATGTTTTTTTTTGCGCTATTGATCCAATCAAGGGTTGGCAGAAAAGGCTCTGTTTTGTCATGACGCCCATCAATTTCTGCCTGGGAAAGTCCAAGCAGATCTATGATAGCCACACGGCCTGCAAGGCTTTCGGTTATTCCTTTCATTAAATGGAATTTCTGAGATCCTGTAAGCCAAAAAAGCCCCGACTTTTGTTCGCGATCGGCAATGATTTTAATGGCACTGAACAACTGTGGGGCGTATTGGACTTCGTCAATCAGTAAAGGTGGTTTGTGTGCTTGTAAAAAGAGAACTGGATCATTCTGCGCGATTTCTCTTTCCTGTAGGTCATCCAAGGTAACGTAATTACGATTTTGTTCTGCACACATTTTAAGTAGTGTGGTTTTTCCAACCTGACGCGGTCCTGTCACAAGCAAAACAGGAAAGGTCGCATCAACTTCTCTGACTGTTTTAGTAAGGCTGCGTTGTAACATTCTCTTAAGCCTCGTTTAATTGGGAATTCTATACCAAATTAAACGAAAAAAAACTATTTGGCAAACAAAAACTCGTTTAATTGGCAATGGCATCACCAATTAAACGAAGTTTGGGTGGTTTTATCTCAAGTTCGTGGGGTCACGAACTTGCACCAAACAAGTTTGATTCAGCTTTTGTATTCAACGTCCATATATGACGGCCGGGGTGGTGGTCTGAGGCTTTGCCTCGCTAGAGGATTGTAGCCCTAAACTGAAGTCGTCAATCAGATTTTTTATCCGTAGCTTTTGCTTTGGTAGCAGTTGCCTTTTTGGCAGCAGCTTTTTTCTCTACTGTCTTCTTTTCTGCTGGTTTAGCTTTAGTGGTAGCAGCCTTTTTAGGAGCAGCAGTAGCCTTCTTTGCCGGCGCCTTTTTTGGAGCGTCGGTTTCTTTTTTTGCAGCAATCACCTTTTTAGCTGGGGCTTTGGGCTTAGTTGTTGTCTTTGTTGCAGCCTTCTTTTCTACTGCTTTTTTGTCTTCAGGCTTTTTAGCTTCAGGTTTGGCTTTTACCGTTACCTTTTCTTCTTTGGCAGCGGTTTTCTTTGCTACACCCTTTTCTGCTACAGGTTTTTCGTCTTTTTTAACCTCAACTTTAGGCTTCTTTGCAGTCGCTTTCTTTGGCTTTTCTGTGGGTTTTTTCTCAACAGGCAGCATTGCGGCTTCAGCTGGTAGCTCAGCTGAGGCACCAATGTCAACACCAGCAGCAGTCATTTGTTCCTGCAGGCCATCTAGAATTGCTTGTGAGAACAGATCGCAATACTTGGTAATGGAGCGAATCGCATCATCATTTCCGGGGATGGGATAGTCAATGACAGTTGGATCACTATTGCTGTCCACAATACCAACGATTGGTACACCCAGTTTGCAAGCTTCTTTTACGGCTGTGTCTTCTTTGTTGGTATCAATGACGATTAACAAGTCAGGCGTTCCGCC
This window contains:
- a CDS encoding ATP-binding protein, whose amino-acid sequence is MLQRSLTKTVREVDATFPVLLVTGPRQVGKTTLLKMCAEQNRNYVTLDDLQEREIAQNDPVLFLQAHKPPLLIDEVQYAPQLFSAIKIIADREQKSGLFWLTGSQKFHLMKGITESLAGRVAIIDLLGLSQAEIDGRHDKTEPFLPTLDWINSAKKNMTKPKPLIDVYERIWLGAFPKLTQDPKISSNIFYNSYIKTYIQRDIRDILNISDEIAFSKFLSVVAARTGQLLNYSNLARDVDIDHKTAKAWLSVLEASGIIYLLQPYYRNVTKRLVKTPKLYFLDTGLCSYLTKWPNPESLELGAMSGAILETYIFTEILKSYFHNGVTPHFYYYRDLDQREVDLVIETGGTFYPVEFKKTARPSRTASKHFHLLQKLGKKVGHGAVICFVEKDVPISREVTAIPVGYL